The following nucleotide sequence is from Fundulus heteroclitus isolate FHET01 chromosome 24, MU-UCD_Fhet_4.1, whole genome shotgun sequence.
CTTCACCTCATATTTCTCTGATGTGAACACTGATGCCTGGGACTGGGTGCTGATccattttcacctgctgcaacaaGAAATGGCCTAAGaggtaaaacagaagaacagctcTTGGAGTTATCTTGTGACAGAACATTGAAGGTCAGATTCCAACAGGAAAATCATGCAAACTTTTGGGCCTCCCTCTCACATGAGTATCCTGAACTGGCTGCTGAGGACATGAAAATATTGCTGCCGTTTCCAACCACTTACCTGTGTGGATCAACATTTTCAGCTCTGACTGTGATGAAGAACAAATGCAGAGCTGGTTTACAAGTGGAAGATGATCTTAGAGTTTGTTTGTCATCCATGCCTCCAAGAATAAACTGTGTGGGGAGAGACAGGCTCATCCTTCTCACTAATTGTTATTGATGTCATTGATGAATGGCTTGACTGTGTAACAAAGCCTAAAGCAGATATTCATAAGaatgttttttggttttctgccaATAGTTtgaataagatgtttgttttACTAAAATGTAACCAATTAAAACTGATAGATGGACCAAAATAGGTTTCACTGGAATTTCTTTCAATCTTCTCACAGGTTTATCTTTTTTGgaagctttaaaatgttatatttgaaGACAAAATCCTGTGAAAATATAACTGGAATAAATGTCTTCTGCATTTAGtcttaaaatctttatttttttttctttagcataTTAGTGATGGACCGATACAGGTTCTTGAAGGCAGATgctgattattttgacatctaTGTGCTGCCTACTTTTTTGTGCCTAATTTTAAAGACGATATtgccttttgtttctttatatgataaaaatgacacaaaacaaatattgcACAACTCTTAATtagaacaaaaaacattaacaaatcaAACTGATTAATAACAATGGATAGCAAATGGAGGGAGCACCAAATCACTATTAGGTGTatatacctttttatttaaaaacataattccTCCTGTGTTTAACtgtacaaaaggctgtttaaaaatagtaTCAGCATGAAGAACCTAAAAATGTCCCGCTTCTAAGGGCCCCCTGGCCACTAAAAGTTAGAGGACCCCTACATTAGTGCTCCAAGATTTTAGGTTTGATCTGTGGTTACTAGCTGTAAGGAGGGAAGTaggaaaggagcctgtatgcttcctgacatagttcctttagcatagggatGTCACAATTTACCAAGGAGCTACAAGTAATCCCACAAACTTTTGCGTGACATGACCTAttagcacagcccacctcatggaaataaacaaaaatgtccgcAGAGAGCAGAGCGTGTGGTTGTAAGTAGCACCATTTACCCTTTCACGTATTTCAGGAGTTGTTGGTCATCCgtaagcaaaggaatttcacacatccaTGCAGAGACAGCCTCTCACAGAGGGATGCCCTGCTGTAGATTCAGACTTCACCTCAGTCCCACCACCACTTCTTTCCTGGAGAGGCTGGAGGAGTGGGTGGCTGGGGAGACCAGCCACCATGTGGGCCACATGGGGCCAAAGGCTTACAAGCTGAGTAAATGTGCTTTCTGTTAAACTCGTTGGCCGCCGCTTCAATGGAGCGGGGAAATTCTCGTCCTCTGCGGAGCGGAGGACCTGACTTGCATCGGAGGACTGTTGAGcgaatcagagttaagtctgcagTCTTAGACTCTGCGTCAGACGCCAGAATAAAGAACCTGTCCATGCCaaaacctgctttgttttgcttcctcaggACTCCAGCCGGAGCAGTCAGCAGAGTACCCATGTTCCCAAGCTGAGAACAAAATCTGGACTGAAATCACCTGCTGCATGCCGAGGACTCGACTACGACCCGGGGACTGATCCGACCGCGTTTTGGCTAGCTCAAATGTCTGCtacatgtctgctgctgaaatgacCAACGTTTTCCTGGAGTACTGCTTTCCCTTGGATGCTCAAAGTGAACCAGACTCACaccgaggcaccgacaggtttggcagagaactaaacagggaaagttaaatggtttatttagaaggtttacGTAATGCACTCTTACCGTTAGCCTCGTTAGCATACTTTGAATAATGTCATTGCTGATGTAACTTGAGTaagtttttatggttttaacaaatgttatctccacaagggttttatacactgatgggatattgatgtttgtgttatccagTCCAcgcattatgactaaaataaaggcgaagctttttaaagttgGCGCCGAATGTCTGCTAGCctatgctattagcttccggtaaCTTCCTCTTCCTGGATGCACGACTGCAATTCGTTTCAAATGTAAGGTTTGTTTTTGGCTTTGCTCCACCATGCTTCTGTATACTCCTAAATAACTCCCTGACTCTCTCCCTAAaggctctttttttcttgttcaacAGTTCTTTCAGGTCACTGGTGATCCATGGTTTGTTATTAGGGAAGCATGTCACTGTTCTGGTGGGGATGATGCTGTCCATACAGAAGTTCATATAGTCAGTCACACACAGTTATGGCATTTAtgtcctctccatgtggctgGCAAAGAAAAACCCAATAGGTAGTTTCAAAACAACCCTGTAGGGCTCCGTCAGCTTCCTGTGACCACTCTCACAGCCCTTTTGTTGCAGGTAGTCTCTTGACAAGGGGTTTAtaatctgagcagagaaaaacaaggttGTGATCTGATTTACCCAGAGGAAGTCTTGATTTGGAAATATATGAATCCCTgacttttgtttaaaacaaatttttgcccttgctacacagtgataggtgtatccatagacatcatatacgtagacgccccattggacgctgccggccgctaggctgacgtgcctacagggcggccatcttgggtcagaccacagatcagacatctgctgtcaaaatgaataggaggcagctcagatctcattttaatcatatgttcacagtgatcgtgacctttcagacagattacacatatttattcagaaccaaaactatttaaactgaagtcaaactggtaTATATACTTGCAGTtatatattttgcagttacatattaatataaataaacaaacaaattatacacacacacacatatatatatatatatatatatatatatatatatatatatatatatatatatatatatatatatattgtacatGTAAAcatgtatgtttatttttttgataaatatatattttcatagaCTATTGATTGCAATACTTTTTATCATAAATCGGCTCCAACAGGGTGGCTTCCTACTTCATGTACATTTACAAATGGCActttaaactgtacaaaaatggtagatgtttctatcactttctacagtatgaatttttgcattatAATAGTTTCatgtttactttgttcttttatgtcagagcctccacgggagccactagaacatggggacaagtaaaagtgaaatacaagaatattctacaaaatggtagcctttaattattataatttattttaaaaagcaacttcttcttcttttttaaaagccattgttaaatgatgtgtttgtctgtttataacagccaccaagagaaatctctctacaattacaccatcgcgctgcgctaaaggatcctgtctattgcgcaatacgcgattaattcgaaaagctctgaaattattcttgcaccttctgcaacaggttactgtcgtaaaaatggacatggctacggcagacagCTCTTATTTGTAATAGACCCTGTTGGTGGTACACAGCTGCAGTGTGGGCATCATTACATTATATAATACAAAACGCAATgtggacaaaaagaaaagaatcaacaaaaaaactaaataatgcatcttagaatcaaaaagattacaaaatcatagcaaaaagaaaaatactctgttatcccccccccccccccccatcatgtCTGTCCAGTAATTTAgcaccattttgtttgttttgtttatatatactCAGAAAATCTTACATAAATCATGTCTATCGAGTACTTTAGCATAATTCCCCAGGATGTGGTTtgtagtgtccttttatttgcgcacccataaacGGAGTAAAAATGGGGCTTCCTGAGAAGTAGCTCTGGAAGTTGCTAACTGTCAATACAAAACCAAAATACTatcaatcatttatttcaatcaattgatcccatgtagcccctaaaggggtgacgttttcagtcagttaaTTTATCCtgaaatcgggtgagaattcaccagattcagagtgtctgaaaacataaagtacaattttcctgaattgacttgtattctgtctgactgcagcttggtctgacccaagatggccgctctgtcggcacgcctctcacctgacgacgcggcgtctacgtatatgatgtctatggaatccaggaccttcttgctgcaaggcagcagtgctacccaTCTGATTTACAGATGACTCAGCAAGGCAGTATTTTTAGATACagcttttttaaaagtaaattctATTAAATGAAGACACAGAACACGACTCAGACTAAGTCCTCAAAAGATAGGGAGCATGATGCTGttctaaagaaaaaagtaaCATGTCAGATTTGACATGGCATGGGAACGCCACAGTGATGATACAGGAGCTGAaacaacatggagtcattgatgagggtgatGGAAGCTCAACAGCAGGTTAAGTtgttacaatattttaagtttgtTCCATTTCAAAGTGAATAAACGAGGACAGGGCTTGTCTCAGGGCTGTGAGCAGAGTCCTGAGCGGATGAAGTCATTCTTCCAGCTGCCGCGTAAACATCAGTCTGGTAGCTCGTAAGGCGGCTCTAagcttgttagctggttaatgacaggagcttgtTTACATGCCCAACTTTCCCTGAttgaatttaaatgtgtttggattaaaaggaaagaaagtttTCTGAAAGCACCgtactgaaccagcttcttatcctgttggtggtgatgaacaagcccaggcaagtcccgactttgttgcagtcaatcagtaggtggggtcaaaacacttgcgtgcgtgagtctccctctctctttttgtaacgagtaactaaaccaaacattgaaaatgtataggagtaaaagtatgcaattaagttcagaaatataatgaagtaaaagttttaaaaaaatgtatactcgagaaaagtacaaagtactccaaaatatacttaagtacagtagtgaagtatttttactttgttactatacaacactggttctGACTGTTCTGAGTGCACAGAATGGACCTGCAGCTGGCTCTGAGATGGTAGAGAACTCCTGCTGTTGCTGTGGAGAGGAAATGATGATCAtcccaaaatgttctgtgctgcAGCGCTGCAGCTCCATCCTCCACATGCAGACGCTTTAAATTCATGAGTTTAGATGGACGCTGATCAgattatggatcataaaccagcctctcaatttcattctgatggtaataatttgttgattaagGTTTAATTCTGAGTTAAGGTACTGTatgggagagaggaggaaggccttaaactaacttttcaagaatcaagagtctttatgtAACCATAATTAAATATTGGTGAGACACTCAGAATAATAAGAGGCAGACTCAAATTAAGAACACTTACAGAAAAACGAGACATAAGCATTCCTAAAGGTCActctcaaaaatgttaaaacgatcagaaaaataaaaagtattaaatatctaaAACCATTTTTGACTCTTCaaagaaaaattagaaaaacttacagaataaatgttctaaaatacgcagaaggacaaatgtagcatgAAGTATTTAGAtaaatgcagcttgtgctgaaacagtctataaatgggctgctggtttatttaatattcaGAAGTGCTGCTTTTGCTCTGGTTTCATTGTTATGCCCAATTATTTCTCCAAGGTGCACAATGGTGAGATTCAGCCAAAGCACATTTAACACAGATTATCTCCTCTgtgaagaaaagtcaaactaagGGGTTTTTGTCGTCTCCACAGATGAGTTCAGACTTTCAGGATGAAAGCTGAAGAcgtctccctctgctgctgttcctgcatCCGTCTTTAAGGCTCCAAGCCCACttcctgctgctggttctgcccgTACGCTCTGTGTTCCCTCATCATGTTCAGGTTCCTCTAGTTGGCTCAACTAACCTCCTTCACTCTGCTGAAGACTAACAAAACtcagtttttacctgttttagTTTCTATGATGAAATGTGACTCTGCATGCCGTGCTggcctttaaatgtttcattctgAGGTTCTGGACTAGTCCAAAAAGAAAACCTATTTCTATTTATGTAAACATGAAGTAATATactgaggaaaaataaagtctttttCTGTAAGAACCGGGCTCCTGGTGGTTTGAAGAGCTTCAGTGGCTTCATGAAGCAGAGCCGTGTGAGGAGACTCTGCAGGTGATgatctgtggagcagaaccaagaGCCTTCAGACCAACAAACCACCTCCTGATCAGCCCTCTTCCTCAGCTGGAGCTTCAGCTTCTGGCTCAttcctggatttctttttttttttttaccaaaatctgtcatttttatgaGACAAATGGCGCCTGAGAACCCTTTCTGGTGTGATGAGCAGTGGCTCAGAGGAGTAAGAAGTGAGCTACAGAGTCACAGGTTGCAGGTTCACCTCCTGGACTAGACCACTTTTACCTCCAATTTCCCTCTATTGGAAGCAAAAAGCAGCAAGATGCCCTCTGGAGTTgaacctgcaacctttagataaCAGTCAGCCAACCAGCATGTCTTCTTACTCCCTGAGCTACTCACTCATCTACCAAAATATCCACGTTTCTCGTATTTGACTTAAATTTCGGGGTGTTTCTGCAAAAAGGGGCGTCAACATCCCAGAAAGGGGCGTCGACATCCCAAAAAGGGGCGTCGACATCCCAAACCTTCATCTCCTCCTGGAAAACAGTCCAGCAGGTCCAACCAGAACTCTGAGCAgctgggttctgctccacagcttCTGCTCTGGCTTCACTTCAGAAGCAAGTTTCTTCTCAGAACATGAAAGACTGGGAAATCATTTGTCCCAGTCTGTCCTCACATGCTGGAAATGgaccatgttttaaaatgatcagtttaACTCTTAAAATCTTTCCATCCAGTACATTGCGTTTGAAGCCTGGGAAGGTCCAACACCGCCTAGAGCTCTGATTCTGGTCCAGTTCatgaaatacagataaaatagGTGGATATTTGTTAAATAATGAAGAGTTTTTCACCAGGTGAGGAAACAGACGTGTTGAAGAGGAATAAAAGTCTAATTTAAATCAAGTTACAACagttatgcatttaaaaaagataaactttGAATTAGCATTAAAACAAGGGTTCTGAAACTTTTCAGATAAcaacagatagatagatagatagataattgatgtgcatcttgtaaagttttacaaaaagggaaatatttaatctttttagcacatcagcaggAAATCATCTCGCATCACACTCTGGAAACCCTGCTCTAAAATATACAACAGGTCcagtttttaatacattttgtattaacttaatgcaaatataaaataaagttctgGAAGCcagaaaagttttaaaagcatttatctcaagttaaaataataataatagaagtagtagtttttgtaataataataatgaaattaaaagcCATGAAGTtagttttccattattttataGAATTTCTTTCCAGTGTACATAAATATATCTCACTGAGGCATGGCTCCATAAATacacatgaagaagaagaagcagaacaaaCACGGTCCTCTAGTACCAGGGCTGGATTTCTGGGTAAATCAAAATACTTTCAAAGCTTGATTCAAATCTCATTTTCTTACATAGAAACACTAAAACAGATCATCCACATTGGTTCAACAACAGCATCTGATTTGAGCTTCAGCAACAACTTCCATAACAGCTCAGCGTCAACATCCTGCTGTAAGAGCCtgtctctgtgtggatgtgtgaaatTCTTTGCTTCCATCCCATTTTGAGTTCTCCTCAGTTTAAATATTGATCCCAATTCAATCTAATTTTCATCTCCAGTAACATAAATTCTGCATTAATCATATCATTATAATCATCAACATCTTCAAACACATGTACATTATTTGTTATTGTCTTCCTTCTTGCTCTTCTTTCTTCACCACTACAGTTCTTTGAAATATGGACTTTAACAAAATGCTGAGCTAAATCTTTAGCTTTACTTTTATTATCTAAAATAGTCTTCTCCCCACAAATCATTACAGGATAATTAAAGACAACCTTGGTAAAGCTTTGCTGTATCTGATGACATACTACTACAGCCTACATTTCACCTCTACAAAGTGTGTCCCAACCCTTTTGTCTGTCATTCACACTGAAGTGTTAAAGGACAATATCCAGGAGAAAGACAGCACAGGCTCATCCAAAAACGTCATGGCCGATTGGAACAGTTTTATTGAGAAGTAGAGTTGTTCCAGCTAAGTGTTATTGACATTCAGCTTTGTGTTAAAAGGTTTTGATCTGAGGGCTGTAAAGTTAcataggttttgtttttaaaagaacaatgtgtatacacatgcaaaataaaaaaaatgtgtgcaacaAGTACGATCTGTTTAATTTTCAAGTTAAAGGCTAAAGAGTTCTTATCTAAATGACGTTTTCTAATGGTACAGTCAAAAGAAATCAGTGTGAACATTTCAGGCCATAATATTATGGCTAATGGACAAAAGGTCCATTCCTATTGAGTGTAGCTTCTTACTGTTTGCATTGCGCTACACCACCTGATACAAAGCTTGTTTTCTAGCACTCACATTTTGGTTTGTAAAAAGTTGACTTCCTATATTCTACTGTTAAGCGCTACTGCACCCTGTTGGCAGTGAAACACCTTCGGTGGACCCAGCCCGTTTTACCCTTGAGGCGATCCCAACTTACATATTACTTTGGAATCAAGACACATGAAATAGACAAGTATACTTCAAGCTATATTCACACCCATGCAGGGGCCGTACACATCCGAACTGTGTCATCAGTAGAGAAACTGTCACCTCCGAGACGCTACCTGGTAGATTTGAGTCATTTCCTTGTGTCCGGTGCTATCTAAGTGTGGCAGGCAGTTCTGGGCTAAGCAGTTAGCTCCTCTTGACCCAGTTGATATCTTAACACTACCAACTGGAACAATCctccagaagactgtaaaaagtGCTTGAAAGCCAGAGTTCCTGTAAATCAAGAtcataaacatttgtttaggattgcatttgtctgttctagttaaactgttaactgaaacatcatttaaaATTGTAGTCcaatttgtttgtttctattttcctacattttaatcatgtaaagccctttgcattgtccttgtactgaaatgtgctatactaAAAAACTTGCCATTTCTTGCATTGTATGGTTTCTTCTGTGCTTGTTCCAGCTAGATTTGTCgccaaatctttttccacatagatcacaacagaaaggcttctgttctgtatggattctcatgtgtctgatTACATGTGATTTTcgactaaagctttgtccacatagatcacaacagaaaggcttctgtcctgtatggattctcatgtgtctgtttaaacttcCTTTcacgctaaatctttgtccacatagatcacaacagaaaggtttctgtcctgtatggattctcatgtgtttgatTAAATTTCCTTtctcgctaaatctttgtccacatagatcacaacagaaaggcttctgtcctgtgtggattctcatgtgtttgtttaaatctcctttctcgctaaatctttgtccacatagatcacaacagaaaggcttctcccctgtgtggattctcatgtgtctgtttaaatgtactttttgactaaatctttgcccacatagatcacaacagaaaggtttctgtcctgtatggattctcatgtgtttgatTAAATTTCCTTtctcgctaaatctttgtccacatagatcacaacagaaaggcttctgtcctgtgtggattctcatgtgtatgtttaaatctccttttttgctaaatctttttccacatatatcacaacagaaaggcttctgtcctgtatggattctcatgtgtgtgatTATATGTGATTTTcgactaaagctttgtccacatagatcacaacagaaaggcttctgtcctgtatggattctcatgtgtgtgtttaaagttcctttcttgctaaatctttgtccacatagatcacaacagaaaggcttctgtcctgtatggattctcatgtgtctgtttaaacttcctttctggctaaatctttgtccacacagatcacaacagaaaggcttctgtcctgtgtggattctcatgtgtgtgtttaaatttactttttgactaaatctttgtccacacagatcacaacagaaaggcttctctcctgtatggattctcatg
It contains:
- the LOC118557963 gene encoding gastrula zinc finger protein XlCGF57.1-like, encoding MDGDFSTDSEAATPVGSPSSSPAFKVKRKEGSDLSLEDIQANILAAVNQRADNLELMDEEDNDVEHPLSELKHLSDSEYKKCSTEKKKIRKGHTEVKLSCKDCGKTFMRNSALNTHMRIHTGEKPFCCDLCGQRFSQKVNLNTHMRIHTGQKPFCCDLCGQRFSQKGSLNRHMRIHTGQKPFCCDLCGQRFSKKGTLNTHMRIHTGQKPFCCDLCGQSFSRKSHIITHMRIHTGQKPFCCDICGKRFSKKGDLNIHMRIHTGQKPFCCDLCGQRFSEKGNLIKHMRIHTGQKPFCCDLCGQRFSQKVHLNRHMRIHTGEKPFCCDLCGQRFSEKGDLNKHMRIHTGQKPFCCDLCGQRFSEKGNLIKHMRIHTGQKPFCCDLCGQRFSVKGSLNRHMRIHTGQKPFCCDLCGQSFSRKSHVIRHMRIHTEQKPFCCDLCGKRFGDKSSWNKHRRNHTMQEMASFLV